The following is a genomic window from Saccopteryx bilineata isolate mSacBil1 chromosome 4, mSacBil1_pri_phased_curated, whole genome shotgun sequence.
ATTTGGAGGAGAAATTTCAAGGACAGAATAAGTGCAAAATGCCTGTGAAACATGTAAAACTTAAAGTCCTTTTCAAGAACAGGGAAATAACCCAAGGGTGTATCAACAGAGGAATGGTTTGAGAATGAAGGAGGGGATAATTATATTCTCTCCATGCATTGGCCTGACCGCTGCCAACTAGGTGAGTGGTGAGTGAAGGACCTGTAGTGATGTCCCATTGGGAATACTGAGTTGCCCAGGACAAAAAAGAGATGGCAAAGGGGCAGGTGAGGGGACCACTGTACATCTCTGAGGATAAAGGGGACGGCATGTTTTCTGCAGCCCTGGGAGACTGAAGTGGGATCTGTATTTACCTGCTTTAGTAAGAGGTTTCAGCTTCTGAACACAAGTGCTTGGTCATCAGAGCTATCCAAAAATTGAGTAGGCTACAGTTGGAGTGGTGAGCTTCCTGTTATCAGAGGTATGTAAGAAAAGATGGGAATGGTGTGGAGGGATCCTAGCTTCCAAGGTTTTTAAAATCCCAGTCAGCCCTCAGTTCTTGGCTCTTCTCTGCTGCTAAAGCAAGCACAGGGCACAGCCCCAACTTCCTCTCCCTCACGCTCCCTGACTTGCCCAGGTGTCTTGGGCGTTATTCACAGCACTTCCGTCCCAGAGAACTGCTGTAGTGAGCTGCACCACAagcccctgcccctggccccTATGGGTAAGGGGTACAGAGTGAGACGGAAACCTCACACACCAGAGGAAGCACACACCTAGTGCTTCCTGGCTAATTCAGACCCAGCAGCTAGCTAGACGACCATGACAAACGGTTTTCCTGAGTCTGTGCCTTCATCTGGAAAGTGAAGATAATAGTAGTAAACAAAGTTCTAAGCCTAACCAGGGGAGGcattctccttcccccacccccaatttaGATAGCCCCTGCTCTGAGCCaggactattctttttttttttttttttctgaagctggaaacggggagagacagacagactcccgcatgcgcccgaccgggatccacctggcacaaccaccaggggcgacgctctgcccctccggggtgtcgctctgccgcgaccagagccactctagtgcctggggcagaggccaaggagccatccccagcgcccggaccatctttgctccaatggagcctcggctgcgggaggggaagagagagacagagaggaagggggggggtggagaagcaaatgggcgcctctcctatgtgccctggccgggaatcgaacccaggtcccccgcacaccaggccgatgctctaccaccgagccaaccggccagggccaagactattctttttttttttttttttttcatttttctgaagctggaaacagggagagacagtcagacagactcccgcatgcgcccgaccgggatccacccggcccgcccaccaggggcggtgctctgccccccagggggcgatgctctgcccatcctgggcgtcgccatattgcgaccagagccactctagcacctgaggcagaggccacagagccatgcccagcgcccgggccatctctgctccaatggagccttggctgcgggaggggaagagagagacagagaggaaagcgcggcggaggggtggagaagcaaatgagcgcttctcctgtgtgccctggccgggaatcaaacccgggtcctccgcacgctaggccgacgctctaccgctgagccaaccggccagggccaagactattCTTGATGTAATGGAACAAAGAACACCTCCTTCCCTTGTGAAGTTTACGTTCTGTTGGGAAAAGAGTCAGGACAATTGATACAGACAATACACGAAACCTGTCTAGCAAGAGACTCTCAACAAGTGACCTTCCTGGGAACCAGGGACGTGAGCAGCACATCCCAGCCTGTGGTGGAGCAAGGTCGATCATAGCTGGAGAACGTGGCGTAGACAGTGACTCTATCTGGGTGGGAGTGCGGGGACAAAGAGATGTTGCTTGAAAGTTCCCGGGGCTCAGCCGTCTGAGTGCTCATTCTTACCAATGCCCCACACTTACTCTTTGACCCTGGGCTTAGCCCATAGCCCATTTTTTGAGACGCATGCTGTGTGATAAGGGTACCTTAGTGAGCTGAAAAAGGTTCCTGCCAGCTTTCCCCCTGCCTGGACCTTACTGTATAGTGGGGGCATCAGGCAGAAAGTACATGAAATAACAGGAGAGAAAGAAGCGtttggaagaaaatgaaacaaaatgtctTGGGTGAGGAGAGTGATCAGGGTGGACCTCTCAGAGGACCTCTCAGTTGTGTTGGAGCTGAGGCCTTGAAGGACAGGAGGACCTGGGCAGAGTCTTCTAGGAAGAGGGCATAGCAGGTGCCAAAAGTCCTGGAGCAGGGAGGAACCTAGATGGCTCTGTGAAGTGCCTGCACAGTGCAGCACCTGTCACTCAACACCAGTTAGCTACTGTTACTATGTGATTGACCATTGCTGAATATCTTGAAGCCAATACTGGAGTATTGTAACAGCCCTTTATGAAATGAGTGAAAATGCAGGATTTTATCTACGCTTTCCTCGTCGCTGTGTAAACTGCATACTCCCTTTGGAGGGGTGGGAAGATGTGAGGTCTTTTCAGATCTCCTGGAGTTGTCTGTCACCGGTTGGTATAGCCAGTCACCCTTGTCCTGCAGAACCTCAGAGGTTGGCCGGAAGCGGAAGGCAGAGGAAGATGCGGCGCTGCAGGCCAAGAAGGCCCGTGTGTCAGACCCCGTTAGCAGCTCAGAGAGCTCAGAGGAGGAGGAGTCAGAAGCGGAAACAGCCAAAGCTGGTACGAACCTCGTGTGCTGGTTACTACTGGGATGGGGGCATCATTGGTGCTTGAGGGGGCTTAGCCCAGGGCCCGGCAACTTTCAGGAATAGGCTATAGGTATTGGGTTATTCCAGGGGGTCCCACCTCCAGCGTCTCCTTCAGTGAGCCCTGGGAAAACCAGAACCTTCCTTGGGGAAGATCGGAAGGGCCTACCTATCTGTTTAGGTATCTTTTTGAGCCCTTCCTCTGTATTGAACATTGCTCGGTGCCTTCTTGGTAGCATGAATCAGGACTGCAAGCCAGTCCTGACTTTTTGCTCTGGGGGCTTCAGCATCTCATTAGCAGGGACTTCATCGAGGGGCCATGTAGCTTTCATTTTGCCTCTGTGCTCCCAGTGGGCGTGGCTAGCACCACACGAGTTCTTCCCACGAATCAGGGTTCAGGCTcagctccttctccagcactgggCAGCCCCACCAGTCCTTAAGTGAGCAGCTGAAACCTGTCTGCTGTTCTTAGATGAGAAAGCTCGCCTGGCTCACCCAGCGGGTGTTTGTGTCTTGCAGCTCCAACGCCAACGTCCACCAACTCCTTAGTCGCAGGGGCAGTTTTGCCATCAAGcataaaagaaaaagccaagGTGAGTGGGACCAAGCTATTACCCATAAGAGTTAAAGTGCCCTATAGGGGACAGTCTCGACCTTTGTCAGAGAAGGATAAAGTTATATGAGTAATTGCCTAACCTGGATTCAAATCTCATCCCCTAAGTTACCAGCTCTGTGATCTTGGTGAGTCCTATCACTActatgaacctcagtttccttttctgtaaaaataattatgaaataatgataataaccaCAACAAACTAGAAGTCACCACCTAGCCGTTAACAACTGTGTTCCCAGTATGGTAACCTggttctctccccacctctgaaGGGAGGCACCATGTTTAGCCCCACTTCATAGGTGAAGAAACAGAGGCCTAGGGAAGTGCTTTGTCCAGACTCACACGCTCAGAAGTCGTAGAGCTGAGTTCAGATGTGGTCTGTTCTTCGTTCACTGGCTGCACCCGAGTGTACCTGTCACTTGTTCTCTGTAGGCAAAGACCGAGAAAGTCAACAAGACAGTGAACTCCACGTCACACCCGGTCCCCGGGAAGGCAGTGGCCCATCTCCTCTCTGGGAAGTCTCCCAGAAAGTCAGCAAATACCATCTTGGCCTCAGAAACTGCGTCGTCAGGCAGCGTCCCAGGCCTCAGGACCATTGCCAAGCCTGGTGAGAAGCACCGAGTGTGGGCTGGGTGCAGGCCTGGGGACTGCTTTGTCCGACTCGGACGCTCTGGAAGTCAGAGGCTTGTCTCCATGCAAGGAGGGCCCCCTACCTCAGACCATTTTCCCCTCCCCTTGTTGAGGGAGAGTCAGCCACAACAGCACCAGGCTTTGCCGAGTTGAGCAGCATGGAGGGTGGGGGAGCATTTTCTGGTTATTGCGCCCAGGTGGGTACAAGGCCCACCTCGGAGGCTGAGACTAAACTGAGAGGCCTGGGTTTGCCTCTTTCTCGTGTGAAatgcctgtgtgccctgcctgcctCTGCAGTGGCGGAAGGAGATCTTTCTAAGCTGGCACATGTGTTGGAACCTATTATGCCTTACGAGGGCCTCGGAGGTGAACGGAAATAGGGGCACGAGTGGAACACACCTCAGCTGTGGGTCTTCCAGGGCCGGTAGAGCTGCAGTGAGGCGAGCGCTCGGCagctggccctggtcagttggtgtGGTAGGGTCTGGGAAGGTGGCCTTCAGCCCTCCCTGTTCATCCTTCAGGAGTGGCATCAGCGGGCCAGGTCGAAAGCTCCAGCGAGGACACCTCCAGCTCGAGTGATGAGATGGACGTGGAGGTAATCATGACCCATCCCCAGGAACTGCCCTCTGCAGACCTTTGACCCTCCCTCCCGGGAGCCTGGCTTCGCAGACCAGTGGGACCAGACAGTTCATCAAGTGTTTCAGGGTGACTGGGAGCTGGAAAGGCTGAGGCCTGGGGAACGGGGGCggtggggggtaggggagagCCAGGTGCTGCTCATTACAGCTGGGCCTGAGAAGGGGCTAGAGTTGTTGCGGGGAGACCCTATCCTGCCTGTGAGACGAAAGCTTCCTGGGAGAGGTGTcactggagcagggccttgacaCATAGAGCCCTTCATCAAGCGAGGGATATAAGGGGAAGGTGCTCACACAGGAAGAGCTGCATGAGCAAAGGCCCAGGGGCAGGAGGGTGGCCATCCTGGGGTGCAGTCGGGGGGAGTGGGGTGAGCCCACTGGCAAATGCCAGTCCAAGGCACCTGGCCAGAGATGGGGAGGTCTTAGTCTGTGGGCTTGTCTCTTCTCTGAATTGTGACCTGAGGGTCATTTCTTGCTGTGCATCTGCCAAGTGCCCAGCCTAGGTGCAGTGGTGAGCAAGACGGGCAGGGTTCCTGTCGCTCTGGGGCCACGGATGGTCCCTCTGAGGTTTAACTACAGTAGTGATGGTTACTAGGAAGGGGAAAGGTAGAGAGCCATGAGGGGCAGTGACGGGAGCATGATGTAGTCAGAGGTGACAGCATGgccagagacagggacagagttcGGTGCTTTTAAGGAACGCTGACCTACATTgtgagtggggaggagagggatgtaAGGTAGGTGGGGTCATCGGGCCAGATCCACTGCTGGCCATGAGGACCTCCGGCAGGAGTTGGGGTTTTATTCTCGGGGCTGTGAGAAGCCATTGTAGGGTTTCACGCACAAAGGCAAGATAACCTGATTTATGTTTCATGAAGTTCACTGGTTGTATTCTGGTTTGGAGGACAGAATGAAAATAGACCGTTGAGGGGCTGTTGGAGAAGTGCTGGCGGCTGGCACCAGGGGCCCTGTAGAAAGATGTTGGAAGGGGAACTAGCAGGATTCAGGCATTGATTGGCCTGGTGCCTGGAGTACTTCCCACCTGTCCTCCTGCCTCTCGTGGTCACCGtctccccacctccatccccacCTCTGGGCCCAGCCACAGCTAGCCATGAGGCTGCCCGGGAAACCAGCAGTTAAACACGTGGCCTCAGTGGGCAGAGGCCGGTGCAGGGCTCCAGCAGAAGGAGTTTGGGGTTGAGAGGATGGCTGCCGCAGAGCCCCAGGGCCCAGTGATGTCTCACTGATAGCGTGGGTGGAGGTAGGGCCCTGCCTGCGGGGAACGTCGGACCTTTAGAAGTCTAAGGAAGCCTAGAGGGGGAAGGCCCGTGCCCAAGGTACACAGCAAGCCAGTGACAAGGTTGCTTTTCAGTCACAGGCCTCCTGGCCCTTGGGACGACCACCGTGACCTGATACTGGAGTTGAAGAGGCAGACGGGAGGGCTTTCCATTTGGGGAAGGGCTGCCCCTTGTGCTGGACCCTGTGTGCTAGGTGGCAGAGGGGCACAGTGGTTGAAAGTTCTGTCCCCAAAGCTACACAGACATGGGTTCCATGCACAGTTCTGTCTCTTAATATTGGTCCTGAGTGGGTTAACCTCTCAGAGCCACTTGTTCTTTTCTGGGAAGCAGGTCTAACAGTGGTGTCTGCCGCGAGTTGTTTGAGAGGGCTTTATAAACCATGAAGTGGCGATCCCCTTCTGGGGTAAAGATGATTGACTATTCCTTCCCTAATTCTGTCCTCTTGTTCCAGGCGAAACTCTCAGCaaaaccaccacaggtcaaagcCTCACCAGTCCCGCCCAAAGAGGTGCCAGGCAAAAGGGCAGCCCCCGCTCCTGGAAAAGCAGGGAATGTGACACCTCAAGTCAGAGGAggtgcccccaccccagctgaCAGGGCCAAGAAGCCCGAAGAGGACTTGGAGAGCAGCGAGGAGGACACCGAGAGTGAGGAAGAGGCCCCTGCAGGGAAACCCGGCCAGGTGAGGCCCCCACGGCCCTGGCTATGTAATGAGCACCTCCTGCCAGAGAAGACTCTCCTTGGAGCGGGTCAGCCATACACGGTGCCTGTGCTCACAGCTTTCTCGGGGATGGGGCAGCCCAGCTGGGCCACGCTGTGACGCCCTGTGTGCAGGGCTGTGGTGGGCCAGTGCAGGAGCATCAGGGACAGCCGCCAGAAGGAAGGAACTGTTGTCTGTCTGGGACCCAGAGGATGGTGTGGTGCCAGGGCGTGTAACACCTCGGGAATTAAAGCGTGTGGAACTGATAGGCCTGGTCAGAGCATCAGTCACGGGAGAGCCCCACTGAGGCCGCAGCCTTACCCTGAAGGTGTCGCCAGGGGGTCTTCAGGAAGAAGGGAATAAATTGCCCTTTCTCTTTTACTAGGTGAAGGCCTCAGAGAAAATTGTCCAGGTCAGAACATCCtcagcccccgcccccgccaagCAGTCCCCCAGGAAAGCGGCTGTCCCAGCACCCCCTGGGAAGGCAGGGCCTACGGTTGCCCAGGCCCAGGCAGGGAGGCCGGAGGAGGACTCGGAGAGCAGCAGCGAGGAGTCGGACAGTGACGGGGAGGCTCCGGCTGCCCAGACCGCACTGCAGGTGAGACCTGGGCAGGAAGAGCCTGCAGCCTGTGCCGCTCCCCAGAGCACCTGCGGGGGACTTGGTCTCCCAGTGGACGAGAGCATGGACGTGTGTGTGGGGCTGTGGGGTGTTGTCACCCTATGGGGGTCTCTTGTCTCCTCACATCCACTGCCTGCCCTGATTGTGCTTCTCTAGGTCCAAGCAAAGCCCTCGGGGAAAACGCCCCAGGTCAAAGCTGCCTCAACCCCCGCCAAGCCGTCCCCCAGGAAAGCGGCTGTCCCAGCACCCCCTGGGAAGGCAGGGCCTGCGGCTGCCCAGGCCCAGGCAGGGAGGCCAGAGGAGGACTCGGAGAGCAGCAGCGAGGAGTCGGACAGTGACGGGGAGGCTCCAGCTGCCCAGACCGCATTGCAGGTGAGGACTTGGTCTCCCAGTGTACGAGAGCCCTGGCGTGCTCAGAGCCCTGTCCCACCTCTCTCAGTGTGGTGTGTGGGGCTGTGGGGTGTCGTCACCCTATGGGGTCTCCTGTCTCCTCACATGCACCCTCCAACTGCCTGCCCTGATTCTGCTTCTGTAGGTCCAGGTGAAGCCCACGGGGAAAACGCCCCAGATCAAAGCTGCCTCAGCCCCCGCCAAGCCGTCCCCCAGGAAAGCGGCTGTCCCAGCACCCCCTGGGAAGGCAGGGCCTGCGGCTGCCCAGGCCCAGACAGGGAGGCCAAAGGAGGACCCGGAGAGCAGCAGCGAGGAGTCGGACAGTGACGGGGAGACACCGGCTGCCCAGACCGCACTGCAGGTGAGACCTGGGCACGGAGAGCCTGCAGCCTGTGCCGCTCCCCAGAAGGCCTTCCGAGGACTTGGTCTCCCAGTGGACGAGAGCCCCGGGTGTGCTCAGAGCCCTGTCCCACCCCTCTCAGTGTGCTGTGTGTGGCTGTGGGGTGTCGTCACCCTATGGGGTCTCCTGTCTCCTCACATGCACCCTCCAACTGCCTGCCCTGATTCTGCTTCTGTAGGTCCAGGTGAAGCCCACGGGGAAAACCCCCCAGGTCAAAGCTGCCTCAGCCCCCGCCAAGCAGTCCCCCAGGAAAGCGGCTGTCCCAGCACCCCCTGGGAAGGCAGGGCCTGTGGCTGCCCAGGCCCAGGCAGGGAGGCCGGAGGAGGACTCGGAGAGCAGCAGCGAGGAGTCGGACAGTGACGGGGAGGCTCCGGCTGCCCAGACCGCACTGCAGGTGAGACCTGGGCAGGGAGAGCCTGCAGCCTGTGCCGCTCCCCAGAGCACCTGCGGGGGACTTGGTCTCCCAGTGGACGAGAGCCCCGGCGTGCTCAGAGCCCTGTCCCACCTGATTGTGCTTCTCTAGGTCCAAGCAAAGCCCTCGGGAAAAACCCCCCAGGTCAAAGCTGCCTCAGCCCCCGCCAAGCAGTCCCCCAAGAAAGCGGCTGTCCCAGCACCCCCTGGGAAGGCAGGGCCTGCGGCTGCCCAGGCCCAGACAGGGAGGCCGGAGGAGGACCCGGAGAGCAGCAGCGAGGAGTCGGACAGTGACGGGGAGACACCAGCACCTGTTACCTCAAACCTGGCTCAGGTGAGGCTGGAGGACACTACCTGGCCTGTGTGCTGGCTGCGGGGCTTCTCCCCCACTGCACCTAGAGCCCTGGCTTCCCATTTACCCTCCTCGCCTTCAGTCTCACCTCACACACATTCCCTCTGTGAGCCCCCCGCCCTAATCCTGGCCTTTGTCACTCCCAGGCAAAGCCTTTAGGGAAAAACTCCCAGGCCAGAGCCGCCTCAGCCGTGGGACCCTCTGGGCGAGGCACTGTCCCAGCAccccctgggaaggcaaggtctGCAGCCACCGTGGCCCAGACCTGGAAGAGCAGCAGCGAGGAGGAGTCAGACAGCGAGGGCCGGCCACCGGCCACTGTGGCCTTGGCCCAGGTGGGGTCCCTGCCTGTAAGGCCTTTCTTCCCCTACCCCCTACAGTGacagcctcctccctctctgctcaCTGCGACCGCTTGCCCTCGGTCTCTTGTGTCCCTGCACACAGACGCTTTGGCTCCCTCCCCTGATCCTGAGTGTCTCATCCCAGGCACAGTCTTCTGGAAAGGCTCTCCAGGTGAGAGCTGCCTCAAGTTCCAGCAAGGGGCTCCATCAGAAGGCAGGGCCTGCAGCCACCCAGGTCAAAGTCAAAAAGTCCAAGGAAGCCTCGGCAAGCATCAAGGAGGAGTCCAACAGTGAGGTGGAGGAATCTGCGGCCATGCCTTCAGCCCAGGTGAGGCCGCGACACGGCCTGACCCTGAGTGACCCATACCCTGACCCTGAGTGACCCACACTGGGCAGCTCCCACAGGGAGCTGTGGGGAAGGACAGCAATGAGCTTCACCCTAGGACAGATGGAGGCTAGGAATGCAGGATTCTTCTCTAGCTTCTAACTTCTGTGTCCTCTCAGTCAAAAGCAGCCATGAAAACTCCTCAGACCAAGGCCTCCCCAAGGAAGGGCACTCCCATTACCCCTGCATCTGCCAAGGCCCCCCCAGTGCAGGTGGGCACACCAGCCCCTTGGAAAGCAGGAGCAGCAGCTTCGCCAGCCTGCACGTCATCCCCAGCTGTGGCCAGGAACGCCCAAAGGCCAGAGGAGGCCTCTTCAAGCAGCGAGGAGTCAGAGAGTGAGGAGGAGACGGCTCCTGCCACAGCAGGGAAACAGGTGAGGACAAGGGTGCTTCACTGACTCAGGGCCAGCCCCCCATGGTCTTTGGGGTTCCTGTGACAGTCCTCTCTCATGCCATTACAGGCTAAGCCTTTGGGGAAAAGCCTCCCAGCGAAAGCTGCCTCGGCACCCCCAAAAGGGCCCTCGGAACTAGGAACCACCCCGGTACTCTCTGGGAAGGCACGGCCTACAGAGGCCCAGGTCAAAgctgagacacacacagactcagAGAGTAGTGAGGAAGAGTCAGACAGCGAAGAAGCCACCTCGGCTCTAGCCCAGGTGAGGCCTAGCACAAGCCAGCCCATCCATccccctcagtgcctgggccagggctgagaatggGCTTCTCTGGGCTCTGTCATCACAGAAGTCTTGGGCAGCCTCAGCTCAGCCTCATTCCCCACTTTTGCTCTATCCCCTGCCCATCAGGGCTCCTGCGTGGCCTTTTGAATTCCCACTAATGTCCCCTTTGCTTTCCGTAGGTTCTGTTGAGTAGCTTGTCAGCCAGGTACTCTCCTCTCTGGGGCTCCCGTGGCCCTGCCTTCGGGTTTCAGCCTGGGAGGGGGGTGTGGGCCTGTACGCAGGTGATTCCAGCATGGTGGGGTCGGGCAGCGGTAGGGGGTGCGTGCCTGGGCTAATAGAGCGTGGCAAGTGACAGCATCCAGGGCTTTCTCCCGAGGGGAGGCCTCTGGGAGGAAGTGGCATCGAAACTGGGCTGAGCTGGCCAGGTGACAGTGGGGTGTTCCAGAGAAACCCCAGCCTCTGCCAAgcccaggggtgggagagtgcCCGGCCTGGGGGAGTTGCCCCAAACAGCATTCTGGTGGGGTCACTGCGGAGACAGTGTGGTAGGGGCAACCAGTGGTGGGCTTGGTGTATGCGTTCAAGTCCCTAAAAAGTGATGTTTACTCTTTACAGATGTTTACtcttctgtaaatttttttttttgagtgggttttttttttgtttgtttttttgtatttttctgaagctagaaacggggagagacagtcagacagactcccgcatgcgcccgaccgggatccacccagcatgcccaccaggggcaacgctctgcccaccagggggcgatgctctgcccctccggggcttcgctttgcctcaaccagagccactctagcgcctggggcagaggccaaggagccatccccagcgcctgggccatctttgctccaatggagccttggctgcgcgggaggggaagagagagacagagaggaaggggggggggggtggagaagcaaatgggcgcttctcccgtgtgccctggccgggaatcgaacccgggtcccccgcacgccaggccgacgctctactgctgagccaaccggccagggcctactcttcTGTAAATTTAAAGTCAACACTTGCAGGGTTGAAAATTTAATAAGGTCTCACATGCCACACCCAGCGAGAGGCTGCTCACAGCCAGCTCTGTCTGCCTgcagccagggcctgtgcagcAGAATTGGGAGTCATTGTCCAGCCGGGAGGAACCCGGAGAAGTGGAGATAGCTTATGCCCTGCACTCACCCACTCACTGTTCACTGTTTAtaattgtctctctctctctctctctctctctctctctcacacacacacacccaataaCCACTCAAATGAGTCATTCTTCACAGATGTCTATGGATTTTTTTTCGTTCCCCTCTACTGTTACCTTGTGGGACCCAAGGTCCTGTGATTCCTCAGCTGAGGTTTTAAACTCTGTGGGCCCTCCTCGCGTCTCAGCTCAGCAGGCTCCTACCCCCTTTTCCCAAGCTGCAGACACGTGCCCGAGCAAGTTCAGTATGCCGATCACTTAAATATGTGTCTTGCCACCTGTCCCATGAGGCAGGTGTTCATTTGCGTTGGTTTCCAGGGAAGGAGATTGGAGTCGAAAGTTGTTGTTTGGTGACCTGCTCCAGTCCAGCCTCCCAGTGAGGGCCTAGCCTTTTGCCCATCTCACTTCTCCTGCCACAGCTTGGCCACAACGTTTCCAGCCCCAGAAATGGTCATGGTTTGGGGCCTTACTTTCTCTCAGGGTGAAAAGTAGAGAAGCTAATCCCTCTCTAAGGGCTTAGCGTATAGCCTGATGCCCTGTCGGACATGgtgcctttcctccttccttgctTCAGGAGGTCTGAAGAGCCTCTGCTAAAACGGGTGGGGTCTTGTTGACCACCCCCCTTGTCCTTGCCTTCATCTGCAGCATGAGAGTGGTAACCATGCCTCTGTTGTGGGATTatgatgaggattaaatgaggtaaccCTTGTATTGCCTCAACCTCAAAGTGCTATTCATACTACCTGGGTTTCACACTGCTCGGCTTAGCTGAGGTCAGAAATGAGTCAGTCTCTGGTCTGCTCAGTGACAGCTGCTCAGCTCTAAGTAAACCATCCATTTGGGAACCATGGtccaaaaaaaagtaggaaaggcAAGGGTTGGTTTTCGAAAAACAAAGGTGCCATAGACTCAGGAAGGAGATTATTCAGGACTTACATGCCCTTGTGTGATCTGGGCTGAATAAGTGGTGGGATGTCTGCTAGGCCTACCTTTTCGTGTTGATCTTACATCCTGTGACATTTTACACTTCCGTATCAGATCTGTAGCTTTTGTAGATTCTACACATGCAGGGCACATCTGCAAATaaggacagttttactttttcctttctgttctagatgtcttttatttctttttcttgccttattgctctgactagaacctcCAGTACCATGTTGAATGGTAGTGGTGAGAGCAGGCATCCTCACCTTGTTTCTACTCTTAGGGGTAAGCCTTTAGTTTCTTTCCGTTAGGTATGATGTCAGCTGTAGGTTTTCATAGATGCCCTTTATCGGATTGAGAAAGTATCCTTCTAGTGCCAGTTTGTCAAGAGTTCTTATCATGAGTTGGAGTTGGGTTTTTGTCATATTtgtcacagtctttttttttttttttttttttttttttacagaggcagagatagacagggacagacagacaggaacggagagaaatgagaagcatcaatcatcagtttctcattgagcgttgcgacttcttagttgttcattgattgctttctcacatgtgccttgaccgtgggccttcagcagaccgagtaaccccctgctagagccagcgaccttgggtccaagctggtgagctctttgctcaagccagatgagcccgcgctcaagctggcgacctc
Proteins encoded in this region:
- the TCOF1 gene encoding treacle protein isoform X3 translates to MAEARKRRELLPLIYQHLLQAGYVRAAREVKEQSCQKSFPTQPVTLLDIYTHWQQTSEVGRKRKAEEDAALQAKKARVSDPVSSSESSEEEESEAETAKAAPTPTSTNSLVAGAVLPSSIKEKAKAKTEKVNKTVNSTSHPVPGKAVAHLLSGKSPRKSANTILASETASSGSVPGLRTIAKPGVASAGQVESSSEDTSSSSDEMDVEAKLSAKPPQVKASPVPPKEVPGKRAAPAPGKAGNVTPQVRGGAPTPADRAKKPEEDLESSEEDTESEEEAPAGKPGQVKASEKIVQVRTSSAPAPAKQSPRKAAVPAPPGKAGPTVAQAQAGRPEEDSESSSEESDSDGEAPAAQTALQVQAKPSGKTPQVKAASTPAKPSPRKAAVPAPPGKAGPAAAQAQAGRPEEDSESSSEESDSDGEAPAAQTALQVQVKPTGKTPQIKAASAPAKPSPRKAAVPAPPGKAGPAAAQAQTGRPKEDPESSSEESDSDGETPAAQTALQVQVKPTGKTPQVKAASAPAKQSPRKAAVPAPPGKAGPVAAQAQAGRPEEDSESSSEESDSDGEAPAAQTALQVQAKPSGKTPQVKAASAPAKQSPKKAAVPAPPGKAGPAAAQAQTGRPEEDPESSSEESDSDGETPAPVTSNLAQAQSSGKALQVRAASSSSKGLHQKAGPAATQVKVKKSKEASASIKEESNSEVEESAAMPSAQSKAAMKTPQTKASPRKGTPITPASAKAPPVQVGTPAPWKAGAAASPACTSSPAVARNAQRPEEASSSSEESESEEETAPATAGKQAKPLGKSLPAKAASAPPKGPSELGTTPVLSGKARPTEAQVKAETHTDSESSEEESDSEEATSALAQVKASVKTPQTKASPASSTRVSSAKGAASAPGKVVTAAALAKQGSLAKVKPPAVGKAVATAAQAPGPVEDDSESSEDETDIEGAASAQAKPSGKTTQVRAASTPTKGSPKKGPAALLPGKTGPTAAQARQRQEVSDSSSEESASAGEAPGTATPAQKESNSKTAKKKALAPAPPKKSAEGSSESSDEELPASQVIKTPLIFVDPNRSPAGQAATPRLAQAASARREARASENTARSSSSESEDEDVVPATQCLTSATRTNVVTVPTAHPRTAVGSSRVTDGKKQETPATQVTKRNLANLPLTQAALKVLAQKASEAQPPAARTPSSSGIGSALQTLPVASPQDTPVQARVTNKLRKPKVPAVQRATAPALGRPKAEASETSDGSDSSSSSSEGPAPSKNETLVEETTAESSEDEPSQSLLSGYVTPGLTPANSQAAKTTPKPDPKSSVFSAAATKDAPENKQEVQPQQAAGPVSPKTGSIEARSMPQKPGKGAADPQATALALQSVIAKRLLGEPWPLNEAQAQASVVKVLTEVLEQERRKAAEAAGQGGGKGRKRKLSGDQAAARAPKSKKKKQQPAARDGGEGAISSAKAPGTTKGKPKGDAASGDRKKKEKEAPGPQGAKDKREGEPETVTAKGGEPANPKSKKEKKSDKKKKDKEKKEKKKVKKASAKDPDLQLQKKKKKKKKAAQETD
- the TCOF1 gene encoding treacle protein isoform X5, with the translated sequence MAEARKRRELLPLIYQHLLQAGYVRAAREVKEQSCQKSFPTQPVTLLDIYTHWQQTSEVGRKRKAEEDAALQAKKARVSDPVSSSESSEEEESEAETAKAAPTPTSTNSLVAGAVLPSSIKEKAKAKTEKVNKTVNSTSHPVPGKAVAHLLSGKSPRKSANTILASETASSGSVPGLRTIAKPGVASAGQVESSSEDTSSSSDEMDVEAKLSAKPPQVKASPVPPKEVPGKRAAPAPGKAGNVTPQVRGGAPTPADRAKKPEEDLESSEEDTESEEEAPAGKPGQVKASEKIVQVRTSSAPAPAKQSPRKAAVPAPPGKAGPTVAQAQAGRPEEDSESSSEESDSDGEAPAAQTALQVQAKPSGKTPQVKAASTPAKPSPRKAAVPAPPGKAGPAAAQAQAGRPEEDSESSSEESDSDGEAPAAQTALQVQVKPTGKTPQIKAASAPAKPSPRKAAVPAPPGKAGPAAAQAQTGRPKEDPESSSEESDSDGETPAAQTALQVQVKPTGKTPQVKAASAPAKQSPRKAAVPAPPGKAGPVAAQAQAGRPEEDSESSSEESDSDGEAPAAQTALQVQAKPSGKTPQVKAASAPAKQSPKKAAVPAPPGKAGPAAAQAQTGRPEEDPESSSEESDSDGETPAPVTSNLAQAKPLGKNSQARAASAVGPSGRGTVPAPPGKARSAATVAQTWKSSSEEESDSEGRPPATVALAQAQSSGKALQVRAASSSSKGLHQKAGPAATQVKVKKSKEASASIKEESNSEVEESAAMPSAQSKAAMKTPQTKASPRKGTPITPASAKAPPVQVGTPAPWKAGAAASPACTSSPAVARNAQRPEEASSSSEESESEEETAPATAGKQAKPLGKSLPAKAASAPPKGPSELGTTPVLSGKARPTEAQVKAETHTDSESSEEESDSEEATSALAQVKASVKTPQTKASPASSTRVSSAKGAASAPGKVVTAAALAKQGSLAKVKPPAVGKAVATAAQAPGPVEDDSESSEDETDIEGAASAQAKPSGKTTQVRAASTPTKGSPKKGPAALLPGKTGPTAAQARQRQEVSDSSSEESASAGEAPGTATPAQKESNSKTAKKKALAPAPPKKSAEGSSESSDEELPASQSSWSGCYPQASPGCKRPEGGPGLGEHSQELLLRERG